One genomic segment of Helicoverpa zea isolate HzStark_Cry1AcR chromosome 22, ilHelZeax1.1, whole genome shotgun sequence includes these proteins:
- the LOC124641221 gene encoding probable aminopeptidase NPEPL1 isoform X3 encodes MLLLRIFNTFISVIKHPTYVAVRTMSNASVSIKIRSGLTPSDPEQQPVLIVGQAAHLAALSWDDVRCKLEPRVSEEAWRRGLQCVTSSPGDTCELWPRAASLASLPSRRSRHAAPARGHALAKIVRSTQRSTDETIVLVCRKRDVLASAVSVARSFPLYHARSAAAPLCPAPAPPAARALALEIHLVKEDRQDGESEEEGLGVLDAALLDSSLSVEEVRTLQDAADATRLAARITDTPANIMSVDSFVEEACKVAKELDIPEPTIIRGEELKARGMGGIYGVGRAAACPPALVSLSYRAPGAADNVAWVGKGIVYDTGGLSIKTSMVGMKGDCGGAAAVLAAFALAVKARPTVNLHAVLCLAENAVGPLATRPDDIHTLYSGRTVEINNTDAEGRLVLSDGVVYASRDLKADTIVDVATLTGAQGTATGKYHAAIISNSARLESACVTAGLRTGDLAHPLPFAPELHFTEFTSCVADMKNSVADRNNAQPSCAGLFVLSHLGFDFPGRWLHVDMAAPAHCGERATGYGVSLLCVLFGSRTHSRLLRALAPQL; translated from the exons TTCGCACAATGTCAAACGCGTCGGTGAGCATAAAGATCCGGAGTGGTCTGACGCCGTCTGACCCGGAGCAGCAGCCGGTGCTGATCGTCGGCCAGGCTGCTCACCTCGCCGCGCTCAGCTGGGACGATGTGCGCTGTAAGCTGGAGCCCAGGGTCTCTGAGGAG GCATGGCGCCGCGGGCTGCAATGCGTGACATCATCCCCGGGCGACACGTGCGAGCTGTGGCCCCGCGCCGCATCGCTCGCATCGCTCCCGTCGCGTCGCTCGCGTCACGCGGCGCCCGCTAGAGGACACGCGCTCGCTAAGATCGTGCGCTCGACGCAGCGCTCTACTGACGAGACTATTGTC CTGGTGTGCCGCAAGCGCGACGTGCTGGCGAGCGCGGTGAGCGTGGCGCGCTCGTTCCCGCTGTACCACGCGCGctccgccgccgcgccgctgtgccccgcgcccgcgccgcccgccgcccgcgcacTGGCCCTGGAGATACACCTCGTGAAGGAGGATAGACAGG ATGGTGAATCTGAAGAGGAAGGCCTGGGTGTGCTGGACGCAGCTCTGCTGGACAGCTCGCTGTCCGTCGAGGAGGTGCGGACGCTGCAGGACGCGGCCGACGCCACGCGCCTCGCCGCCCGCATCACCGACACGCCCGCCAACATCATGAGTGTCGACAGCTTTGTGGAG GAAGCCTGCAAAGTAGCAAAAGAACTCGACATCCCCGAACCCACTATAATCCGAGGCGAGGAACTCAAAGCCCGTGGCATGGGCGGTATCTACGGCGTAGGGCGGGCGGCGGCCTGTCCCCCCGCCCTGGTCTCGCTGTCCTACAGGGCTCCGGGGGCGGCTGACAACGTGGCCTGGGTCGGGAAGGGAATTGTCTACGATACCGGCGGCCTCAGTATCAAG ACGTCGATGGTAGGCATGAAGGGCGactgcggcggcgcggcggcggtgCTGGCCGCCTTCGCGCTGGCCGTCAAGGCGCGTCCCACCGTCAACCTGCACGCCGTTCTCTGCCTCGCTGAGAACGCTGTCGGACCACTCGCTACCAG GCCTGATGATATACACACGCTGTACTCAGGACGTACGGTGGAAATCAACAATACTGATGCTGAAG GTCGTTTGGTACTGAGTGACGGAGTTGTGTACGCATCTAGAGATCTGAAGGCCGACACCATTGTAGATGTCGCCACTCTCACTGGCGCTCAG ggCACAGCGACCGGCAAATACCACGCGGCTATAATCTCAAACAGTGCTCGCCTAGAGTCAGCGTGTGTCACCGCCGGGCTTCGAACCGGCGACCTCGCGCACCCGCTGCCCTTCGCACCGGAACTGCACTTCACCGAGTTCACTAGCTGTGTCGCTGATATGAAGAATAGTGTTGCT GACCGCAACAACGCGCAGCCGTCATGCGCGGGTCTGTTCGTGCTGTCACACCTGGGCTTCGACTTCCCCGGCCGCTGGCTGCACGTCGACATGGCGGCGCCCGCACACTGT GGTGAACGTGCAACTGGTTACGGCGTGTCGCTGCTGTGTGTTCTGTTCGGTTCGCGCACACACTCGCGTCTGCTCAGAGCTCTGGCGCCTCAGTTGTGA
- the LOC124641221 gene encoding probable aminopeptidase NPEPL1 isoform X4: MKYRLKPHSSRWTNRQIRTMSNASVSIKIRSGLTPSDPEQQPVLIVGQAAHLAALSWDDVRCKLEPRVSEEAWRRGLQCVTSSPGDTCELWPRAASLASLPSRRSRHAAPARGHALAKIVRSTQRSTDETIVLVCRKRDVLASAVSVARSFPLYHARSAAAPLCPAPAPPAARALALEIHLVKEDRQDGESEEEGLGVLDAALLDSSLSVEEVRTLQDAADATRLAARITDTPANIMSVDSFVEEACKVAKELDIPEPTIIRGEELKARGMGGIYGVGRAAACPPALVSLSYRAPGAADNVAWVGKGIVYDTGGLSIKARTSMVGMKGDCGGAAAVLAAFALAVKARPTVNLHAVLCLAENAVGPLATRPDDIHTLYSGRTVEINNTDAEGRLVLSDGVVYASRDLKADTIVDVATLTGAQGTATGKYHAAIISNSARLESACVTAGLRTGDLAHPLPFAPELHFTEFTSCVADMKNSVADRNNAQPSCAGLFVLSHLGFDFPGRWLHVDMAAPAHCGERATGYGVSLLCVLFGSRTHSRLLRALAPQL; this comes from the exons ATGAAGTATAGATTAAAACCTCATTCCTCGAGATGGACGAATAGACAaa TTCGCACAATGTCAAACGCGTCGGTGAGCATAAAGATCCGGAGTGGTCTGACGCCGTCTGACCCGGAGCAGCAGCCGGTGCTGATCGTCGGCCAGGCTGCTCACCTCGCCGCGCTCAGCTGGGACGATGTGCGCTGTAAGCTGGAGCCCAGGGTCTCTGAGGAG GCATGGCGCCGCGGGCTGCAATGCGTGACATCATCCCCGGGCGACACGTGCGAGCTGTGGCCCCGCGCCGCATCGCTCGCATCGCTCCCGTCGCGTCGCTCGCGTCACGCGGCGCCCGCTAGAGGACACGCGCTCGCTAAGATCGTGCGCTCGACGCAGCGCTCTACTGACGAGACTATTGTC CTGGTGTGCCGCAAGCGCGACGTGCTGGCGAGCGCGGTGAGCGTGGCGCGCTCGTTCCCGCTGTACCACGCGCGctccgccgccgcgccgctgtgccccgcgcccgcgccgcccgccgcccgcgcacTGGCCCTGGAGATACACCTCGTGAAGGAGGATAGACAGG ATGGTGAATCTGAAGAGGAAGGCCTGGGTGTGCTGGACGCAGCTCTGCTGGACAGCTCGCTGTCCGTCGAGGAGGTGCGGACGCTGCAGGACGCGGCCGACGCCACGCGCCTCGCCGCCCGCATCACCGACACGCCCGCCAACATCATGAGTGTCGACAGCTTTGTGGAG GAAGCCTGCAAAGTAGCAAAAGAACTCGACATCCCCGAACCCACTATAATCCGAGGCGAGGAACTCAAAGCCCGTGGCATGGGCGGTATCTACGGCGTAGGGCGGGCGGCGGCCTGTCCCCCCGCCCTGGTCTCGCTGTCCTACAGGGCTCCGGGGGCGGCTGACAACGTGGCCTGGGTCGGGAAGGGAATTGTCTACGATACCGGCGGCCTCAGTATCAAGGCAAGG ACGTCGATGGTAGGCATGAAGGGCGactgcggcggcgcggcggcggtgCTGGCCGCCTTCGCGCTGGCCGTCAAGGCGCGTCCCACCGTCAACCTGCACGCCGTTCTCTGCCTCGCTGAGAACGCTGTCGGACCACTCGCTACCAG GCCTGATGATATACACACGCTGTACTCAGGACGTACGGTGGAAATCAACAATACTGATGCTGAAG GTCGTTTGGTACTGAGTGACGGAGTTGTGTACGCATCTAGAGATCTGAAGGCCGACACCATTGTAGATGTCGCCACTCTCACTGGCGCTCAG ggCACAGCGACCGGCAAATACCACGCGGCTATAATCTCAAACAGTGCTCGCCTAGAGTCAGCGTGTGTCACCGCCGGGCTTCGAACCGGCGACCTCGCGCACCCGCTGCCCTTCGCACCGGAACTGCACTTCACCGAGTTCACTAGCTGTGTCGCTGATATGAAGAATAGTGTTGCT GACCGCAACAACGCGCAGCCGTCATGCGCGGGTCTGTTCGTGCTGTCACACCTGGGCTTCGACTTCCCCGGCCGCTGGCTGCACGTCGACATGGCGGCGCCCGCACACTGT GGTGAACGTGCAACTGGTTACGGCGTGTCGCTGCTGTGTGTTCTGTTCGGTTCGCGCACACACTCGCGTCTGCTCAGAGCTCTGGCGCCTCAGTTGTGA
- the LOC124641221 gene encoding probable aminopeptidase NPEPL1 isoform X6, translating into MSNASVSIKIRSGLTPSDPEQQPVLIVGQAAHLAALSWDDVRCKLEPRVSEEAWRRGLQCVTSSPGDTCELWPRAASLASLPSRRSRHAAPARGHALAKIVRSTQRSTDETIVLVCRKRDVLASAVSVARSFPLYHARSAAAPLCPAPAPPAARALALEIHLVKEDRQDGESEEEGLGVLDAALLDSSLSVEEVRTLQDAADATRLAARITDTPANIMSVDSFVEEACKVAKELDIPEPTIIRGEELKARGMGGIYGVGRAAACPPALVSLSYRAPGAADNVAWVGKGIVYDTGGLSIKARTSMVGMKGDCGGAAAVLAAFALAVKARPTVNLHAVLCLAENAVGPLATRPDDIHTLYSGRTVEINNTDAEGRLVLSDGVVYASRDLKADTIVDVATLTGAQGTATGKYHAAIISNSARLESACVTAGLRTGDLAHPLPFAPELHFTEFTSCVADMKNSVADRNNAQPSCAGLFVLSHLGFDFPGRWLHVDMAAPAHCGERATGYGVSLLCVLFGSRTHSRLLRALAPQL; encoded by the exons ATGTCAAACGCGTCGGTGAGCATAAAGATCCGGAGTGGTCTGACGCCGTCTGACCCGGAGCAGCAGCCGGTGCTGATCGTCGGCCAGGCTGCTCACCTCGCCGCGCTCAGCTGGGACGATGTGCGCTGTAAGCTGGAGCCCAGGGTCTCTGAGGAG GCATGGCGCCGCGGGCTGCAATGCGTGACATCATCCCCGGGCGACACGTGCGAGCTGTGGCCCCGCGCCGCATCGCTCGCATCGCTCCCGTCGCGTCGCTCGCGTCACGCGGCGCCCGCTAGAGGACACGCGCTCGCTAAGATCGTGCGCTCGACGCAGCGCTCTACTGACGAGACTATTGTC CTGGTGTGCCGCAAGCGCGACGTGCTGGCGAGCGCGGTGAGCGTGGCGCGCTCGTTCCCGCTGTACCACGCGCGctccgccgccgcgccgctgtgccccgcgcccgcgccgcccgccgcccgcgcacTGGCCCTGGAGATACACCTCGTGAAGGAGGATAGACAGG ATGGTGAATCTGAAGAGGAAGGCCTGGGTGTGCTGGACGCAGCTCTGCTGGACAGCTCGCTGTCCGTCGAGGAGGTGCGGACGCTGCAGGACGCGGCCGACGCCACGCGCCTCGCCGCCCGCATCACCGACACGCCCGCCAACATCATGAGTGTCGACAGCTTTGTGGAG GAAGCCTGCAAAGTAGCAAAAGAACTCGACATCCCCGAACCCACTATAATCCGAGGCGAGGAACTCAAAGCCCGTGGCATGGGCGGTATCTACGGCGTAGGGCGGGCGGCGGCCTGTCCCCCCGCCCTGGTCTCGCTGTCCTACAGGGCTCCGGGGGCGGCTGACAACGTGGCCTGGGTCGGGAAGGGAATTGTCTACGATACCGGCGGCCTCAGTATCAAGGCAAGG ACGTCGATGGTAGGCATGAAGGGCGactgcggcggcgcggcggcggtgCTGGCCGCCTTCGCGCTGGCCGTCAAGGCGCGTCCCACCGTCAACCTGCACGCCGTTCTCTGCCTCGCTGAGAACGCTGTCGGACCACTCGCTACCAG GCCTGATGATATACACACGCTGTACTCAGGACGTACGGTGGAAATCAACAATACTGATGCTGAAG GTCGTTTGGTACTGAGTGACGGAGTTGTGTACGCATCTAGAGATCTGAAGGCCGACACCATTGTAGATGTCGCCACTCTCACTGGCGCTCAG ggCACAGCGACCGGCAAATACCACGCGGCTATAATCTCAAACAGTGCTCGCCTAGAGTCAGCGTGTGTCACCGCCGGGCTTCGAACCGGCGACCTCGCGCACCCGCTGCCCTTCGCACCGGAACTGCACTTCACCGAGTTCACTAGCTGTGTCGCTGATATGAAGAATAGTGTTGCT GACCGCAACAACGCGCAGCCGTCATGCGCGGGTCTGTTCGTGCTGTCACACCTGGGCTTCGACTTCCCCGGCCGCTGGCTGCACGTCGACATGGCGGCGCCCGCACACTGT GGTGAACGTGCAACTGGTTACGGCGTGTCGCTGCTGTGTGTTCTGTTCGGTTCGCGCACACACTCGCGTCTGCTCAGAGCTCTGGCGCCTCAGTTGTGA
- the LOC124641221 gene encoding probable aminopeptidase NPEPL1 isoform X5: MGLAFKEVRTMSNASVSIKIRSGLTPSDPEQQPVLIVGQAAHLAALSWDDVRCKLEPRVSEEAWRRGLQCVTSSPGDTCELWPRAASLASLPSRRSRHAAPARGHALAKIVRSTQRSTDETIVLVCRKRDVLASAVSVARSFPLYHARSAAAPLCPAPAPPAARALALEIHLVKEDRQDGESEEEGLGVLDAALLDSSLSVEEVRTLQDAADATRLAARITDTPANIMSVDSFVEEACKVAKELDIPEPTIIRGEELKARGMGGIYGVGRAAACPPALVSLSYRAPGAADNVAWVGKGIVYDTGGLSIKARTSMVGMKGDCGGAAAVLAAFALAVKARPTVNLHAVLCLAENAVGPLATRPDDIHTLYSGRTVEINNTDAEGRLVLSDGVVYASRDLKADTIVDVATLTGAQGTATGKYHAAIISNSARLESACVTAGLRTGDLAHPLPFAPELHFTEFTSCVADMKNSVADRNNAQPSCAGLFVLSHLGFDFPGRWLHVDMAAPAHCGERATGYGVSLLCVLFGSRTHSRLLRALAPQL; encoded by the exons TTCGCACAATGTCAAACGCGTCGGTGAGCATAAAGATCCGGAGTGGTCTGACGCCGTCTGACCCGGAGCAGCAGCCGGTGCTGATCGTCGGCCAGGCTGCTCACCTCGCCGCGCTCAGCTGGGACGATGTGCGCTGTAAGCTGGAGCCCAGGGTCTCTGAGGAG GCATGGCGCCGCGGGCTGCAATGCGTGACATCATCCCCGGGCGACACGTGCGAGCTGTGGCCCCGCGCCGCATCGCTCGCATCGCTCCCGTCGCGTCGCTCGCGTCACGCGGCGCCCGCTAGAGGACACGCGCTCGCTAAGATCGTGCGCTCGACGCAGCGCTCTACTGACGAGACTATTGTC CTGGTGTGCCGCAAGCGCGACGTGCTGGCGAGCGCGGTGAGCGTGGCGCGCTCGTTCCCGCTGTACCACGCGCGctccgccgccgcgccgctgtgccccgcgcccgcgccgcccgccgcccgcgcacTGGCCCTGGAGATACACCTCGTGAAGGAGGATAGACAGG ATGGTGAATCTGAAGAGGAAGGCCTGGGTGTGCTGGACGCAGCTCTGCTGGACAGCTCGCTGTCCGTCGAGGAGGTGCGGACGCTGCAGGACGCGGCCGACGCCACGCGCCTCGCCGCCCGCATCACCGACACGCCCGCCAACATCATGAGTGTCGACAGCTTTGTGGAG GAAGCCTGCAAAGTAGCAAAAGAACTCGACATCCCCGAACCCACTATAATCCGAGGCGAGGAACTCAAAGCCCGTGGCATGGGCGGTATCTACGGCGTAGGGCGGGCGGCGGCCTGTCCCCCCGCCCTGGTCTCGCTGTCCTACAGGGCTCCGGGGGCGGCTGACAACGTGGCCTGGGTCGGGAAGGGAATTGTCTACGATACCGGCGGCCTCAGTATCAAGGCAAGG ACGTCGATGGTAGGCATGAAGGGCGactgcggcggcgcggcggcggtgCTGGCCGCCTTCGCGCTGGCCGTCAAGGCGCGTCCCACCGTCAACCTGCACGCCGTTCTCTGCCTCGCTGAGAACGCTGTCGGACCACTCGCTACCAG GCCTGATGATATACACACGCTGTACTCAGGACGTACGGTGGAAATCAACAATACTGATGCTGAAG GTCGTTTGGTACTGAGTGACGGAGTTGTGTACGCATCTAGAGATCTGAAGGCCGACACCATTGTAGATGTCGCCACTCTCACTGGCGCTCAG ggCACAGCGACCGGCAAATACCACGCGGCTATAATCTCAAACAGTGCTCGCCTAGAGTCAGCGTGTGTCACCGCCGGGCTTCGAACCGGCGACCTCGCGCACCCGCTGCCCTTCGCACCGGAACTGCACTTCACCGAGTTCACTAGCTGTGTCGCTGATATGAAGAATAGTGTTGCT GACCGCAACAACGCGCAGCCGTCATGCGCGGGTCTGTTCGTGCTGTCACACCTGGGCTTCGACTTCCCCGGCCGCTGGCTGCACGTCGACATGGCGGCGCCCGCACACTGT GGTGAACGTGCAACTGGTTACGGCGTGTCGCTGCTGTGTGTTCTGTTCGGTTCGCGCACACACTCGCGTCTGCTCAGAGCTCTGGCGCCTCAGTTGTGA
- the LOC124641221 gene encoding probable aminopeptidase NPEPL1 isoform X1, producing the protein MLLLRIFNTFISVIKHPTYVAVRTMSNASVSIKIRSGLTPSDPEQQPVLIVGQAAHLAALSWDDVRCKLEPRVSEEAWRRGLQCVTSSPGDTCELWPRAASLASLPSRRSRHAAPARGHALAKIVRSTQRSTDETIVLVCRKRDVLASAVSVARSFPLYHARSAAAPLCPAPAPPAARALALEIHLVKEDRQDGESEEEGLGVLDAALLDSSLSVEEVRTLQDAADATRLAARITDTPANIMSVDSFVEEACKVAKELDIPEPTIIRGEELKARGMGGIYGVGRAAACPPALVSLSYRAPGAADNVAWVGKGIVYDTGGLSIKARTSMVGMKGDCGGAAAVLAAFALAVKARPTVNLHAVLCLAENAVGPLATRPDDIHTLYSGRTVEINNTDAEGRLVLSDGVVYASRDLKADTIVDVATLTGAQGTATGKYHAAIISNSARLESACVTAGLRTGDLAHPLPFAPELHFTEFTSCVADMKNSVADRNNAQPSCAGLFVLSHLGFDFPGRWLHVDMAAPAHCGERATGYGVSLLCVLFGSRTHSRLLRALAPQL; encoded by the exons TTCGCACAATGTCAAACGCGTCGGTGAGCATAAAGATCCGGAGTGGTCTGACGCCGTCTGACCCGGAGCAGCAGCCGGTGCTGATCGTCGGCCAGGCTGCTCACCTCGCCGCGCTCAGCTGGGACGATGTGCGCTGTAAGCTGGAGCCCAGGGTCTCTGAGGAG GCATGGCGCCGCGGGCTGCAATGCGTGACATCATCCCCGGGCGACACGTGCGAGCTGTGGCCCCGCGCCGCATCGCTCGCATCGCTCCCGTCGCGTCGCTCGCGTCACGCGGCGCCCGCTAGAGGACACGCGCTCGCTAAGATCGTGCGCTCGACGCAGCGCTCTACTGACGAGACTATTGTC CTGGTGTGCCGCAAGCGCGACGTGCTGGCGAGCGCGGTGAGCGTGGCGCGCTCGTTCCCGCTGTACCACGCGCGctccgccgccgcgccgctgtgccccgcgcccgcgccgcccgccgcccgcgcacTGGCCCTGGAGATACACCTCGTGAAGGAGGATAGACAGG ATGGTGAATCTGAAGAGGAAGGCCTGGGTGTGCTGGACGCAGCTCTGCTGGACAGCTCGCTGTCCGTCGAGGAGGTGCGGACGCTGCAGGACGCGGCCGACGCCACGCGCCTCGCCGCCCGCATCACCGACACGCCCGCCAACATCATGAGTGTCGACAGCTTTGTGGAG GAAGCCTGCAAAGTAGCAAAAGAACTCGACATCCCCGAACCCACTATAATCCGAGGCGAGGAACTCAAAGCCCGTGGCATGGGCGGTATCTACGGCGTAGGGCGGGCGGCGGCCTGTCCCCCCGCCCTGGTCTCGCTGTCCTACAGGGCTCCGGGGGCGGCTGACAACGTGGCCTGGGTCGGGAAGGGAATTGTCTACGATACCGGCGGCCTCAGTATCAAGGCAAGG ACGTCGATGGTAGGCATGAAGGGCGactgcggcggcgcggcggcggtgCTGGCCGCCTTCGCGCTGGCCGTCAAGGCGCGTCCCACCGTCAACCTGCACGCCGTTCTCTGCCTCGCTGAGAACGCTGTCGGACCACTCGCTACCAG GCCTGATGATATACACACGCTGTACTCAGGACGTACGGTGGAAATCAACAATACTGATGCTGAAG GTCGTTTGGTACTGAGTGACGGAGTTGTGTACGCATCTAGAGATCTGAAGGCCGACACCATTGTAGATGTCGCCACTCTCACTGGCGCTCAG ggCACAGCGACCGGCAAATACCACGCGGCTATAATCTCAAACAGTGCTCGCCTAGAGTCAGCGTGTGTCACCGCCGGGCTTCGAACCGGCGACCTCGCGCACCCGCTGCCCTTCGCACCGGAACTGCACTTCACCGAGTTCACTAGCTGTGTCGCTGATATGAAGAATAGTGTTGCT GACCGCAACAACGCGCAGCCGTCATGCGCGGGTCTGTTCGTGCTGTCACACCTGGGCTTCGACTTCCCCGGCCGCTGGCTGCACGTCGACATGGCGGCGCCCGCACACTGT GGTGAACGTGCAACTGGTTACGGCGTGTCGCTGCTGTGTGTTCTGTTCGGTTCGCGCACACACTCGCGTCTGCTCAGAGCTCTGGCGCCTCAGTTGTGA
- the LOC124641221 gene encoding probable aminopeptidase NPEPL1 isoform X2: MLLLRIFNTFISVIKHPTYVAVRTMSNASVSIKIRSGLTPSDPEQQPVLIVGQAAHLAALSWDDVRCKLEPRVSEEAWRRGLQCVTSSPGDTCELWPRAASLASLPSRRSRHAAPARGHALAKIVRSTQRSTDETIVLVCRKRDVLASAVSVARSFPLYHARSAAAPLCPAPAPPAARALALEIHLVKEDRQDGESEEEGLGVLDAALLDSSLSVEEVRTLQDAADATRLAARITDTPANIMSVDSFVEEACKVAKELDIPEPTIIRGEELKARGMGGIYGVGRAAACPPALVSLSYRAPGAADNVAWVGKGIVYDTGGLSIKARTSMVGMKGDCGGAAAVLAAFALAVKARPTVNLHAVLCLAENAVGPLATRPDDIHTLYSGRTVEINNTDAEGRLVLSDGVVYASRDLKADTIVDVATLTGAQGTATGKYHAAIISNSARLESACVTAGLRTGDLAHPLPFAPELHFTEFTSCVADMKNSVADRNNAQPSCAGLFVLSHLGFDFPGRWLHVDMAAPAHCGERATGYGVSLLCVLFGSRTHSRLLRALAPQL, encoded by the exons TTCGCACAATGTCAAACGCGTCGGTGAGCATAAAGATCCGGAGTGGTCTGACGCCGTCTGACCCGGAGCAGCAGCCGGTGCTGATCGTCGGCCAGGCTGCTCACCTCGCCGCGCTCAGCTGGGACGATGTGCGCTGTAAGCTGGAGCCCAGGGTCTCTGAGGAG GCATGGCGCCGCGGGCTGCAATGCGTGACATCATCCCCGGGCGACACGTGCGAGCTGTGGCCCCGCGCCGCATCGCTCGCATCGCTCCCGTCGCGTCGCTCGCGTCACGCGGCGCCCGCTAGAGGACACGCGCTCGCTAAG ATCGTGCGCTCGACGCAGCGCTCTACTGACGAGACTATTGTC CTGGTGTGCCGCAAGCGCGACGTGCTGGCGAGCGCGGTGAGCGTGGCGCGCTCGTTCCCGCTGTACCACGCGCGctccgccgccgcgccgctgtgccccgcgcccgcgccgcccgccgcccgcgcacTGGCCCTGGAGATACACCTCGTGAAGGAGGATAGACAGG ATGGTGAATCTGAAGAGGAAGGCCTGGGTGTGCTGGACGCAGCTCTGCTGGACAGCTCGCTGTCCGTCGAGGAGGTGCGGACGCTGCAGGACGCGGCCGACGCCACGCGCCTCGCCGCCCGCATCACCGACACGCCCGCCAACATCATGAGTGTCGACAGCTTTGTGGAG GAAGCCTGCAAAGTAGCAAAAGAACTCGACATCCCCGAACCCACTATAATCCGAGGCGAGGAACTCAAAGCCCGTGGCATGGGCGGTATCTACGGCGTAGGGCGGGCGGCGGCCTGTCCCCCCGCCCTGGTCTCGCTGTCCTACAGGGCTCCGGGGGCGGCTGACAACGTGGCCTGGGTCGGGAAGGGAATTGTCTACGATACCGGCGGCCTCAGTATCAAGGCAAGG ACGTCGATGGTAGGCATGAAGGGCGactgcggcggcgcggcggcggtgCTGGCCGCCTTCGCGCTGGCCGTCAAGGCGCGTCCCACCGTCAACCTGCACGCCGTTCTCTGCCTCGCTGAGAACGCTGTCGGACCACTCGCTACCAG GCCTGATGATATACACACGCTGTACTCAGGACGTACGGTGGAAATCAACAATACTGATGCTGAAG GTCGTTTGGTACTGAGTGACGGAGTTGTGTACGCATCTAGAGATCTGAAGGCCGACACCATTGTAGATGTCGCCACTCTCACTGGCGCTCAG ggCACAGCGACCGGCAAATACCACGCGGCTATAATCTCAAACAGTGCTCGCCTAGAGTCAGCGTGTGTCACCGCCGGGCTTCGAACCGGCGACCTCGCGCACCCGCTGCCCTTCGCACCGGAACTGCACTTCACCGAGTTCACTAGCTGTGTCGCTGATATGAAGAATAGTGTTGCT GACCGCAACAACGCGCAGCCGTCATGCGCGGGTCTGTTCGTGCTGTCACACCTGGGCTTCGACTTCCCCGGCCGCTGGCTGCACGTCGACATGGCGGCGCCCGCACACTGT GGTGAACGTGCAACTGGTTACGGCGTGTCGCTGCTGTGTGTTCTGTTCGGTTCGCGCACACACTCGCGTCTGCTCAGAGCTCTGGCGCCTCAGTTGTGA